In Pajaroellobacter abortibovis, the following are encoded in one genomic region:
- a CDS encoding bifunctional SulP family inorganic anion transporter/carbonic anhydrase, protein MIANSKKIRWDLGIRSLLPKWRELCTWRNLQDDIIAGFTVSCIAIPLSLAIALASGVSPAVGLVTAMIAGVICPLLGGMPLTISGPTPAMVVLVASVVQEYGLGGLFVVGILCGMYQILTGMLRLGRLVLLTPMPVVEGFTAGIGAIILIGQLPPALGLPPPAQSHVVDVVVHIRDLFHQSDEGALLLTIISLAIIFLVPRISKKAPAPLIGVVVSSLIAILFRMDVPVIGAIPRTLPWPHLPSSFPVAPMIELVSASFLVYALSSLETLLSSAALTKLVKDLPADFDQELIGQGVGNIMSVLCGGIPISGVIARSATNIQAGAKTRRSSIFHSVALLLTALFLAPVMAKIPVSALAALLISVSCRTLNPTRLVHLWRVSRADAIIYITTFLIIVFVGLIEGVQWGLLAALTMVAIRLGRTQAQLQGIGSEGTYRLELKGSLTFLSSLQLGQLREEAQGIEPGKKIVIDLSEITDMDASGAEMLADLIDLLQRKGSKVAIFRLHAEGRKFLASVNGGEPLVKLMASTEQEIDQILEDMIPWQASEMRLIRGVQRFHHEQHMHYAKLFEKLARGQAPHTLFITCSDSRIDPNLLTSSDPGELFLVRNVGNMIPPCCSRTASAEGAAIDFAVGILSVKNIVVCGHSTCGAIKSLFNNEVVPDALHSLKAWLKATEARELITRLPEGLDVDDVARLNVLSQMDHLRTYPIVQEREETGQLCLNAWFFNIATGQVEGWSTSLKQFAVLGTSSGRFPSASKIETDT, encoded by the coding sequence ATGATCGCGAATTCGAAGAAAATACGATGGGACTTAGGGATTCGGTCGCTTCTTCCGAAATGGCGTGAACTTTGTACATGGCGGAACTTGCAAGATGACATAATCGCGGGGTTTACCGTATCTTGTATTGCTATTCCGCTGTCTCTTGCCATTGCGCTTGCCTCAGGGGTTTCCCCTGCAGTGGGGCTTGTTACGGCTATGATTGCGGGAGTCATATGCCCTCTTTTGGGAGGGATGCCTCTCACGATCAGCGGGCCTACTCCTGCCATGGTAGTGCTGGTTGCTTCGGTGGTTCAGGAGTATGGACTTGGGGGTCTGTTTGTCGTCGGCATTCTTTGTGGAATGTATCAAATTCTCACTGGAATGTTGAGATTGGGGCGGCTTGTCCTGTTGACTCCTATGCCTGTGGTGGAAGGGTTTACGGCGGGAATTGGAGCGATTATCTTAATCGGTCAGCTTCCTCCTGCGCTTGGACTCCCTCCCCCCGCCCAGTCTCATGTGGTGGACGTGGTCGTTCACATTCGAGACCTGTTTCATCAGTCTGATGAGGGTGCCCTTCTTCTGACCATCATTTCTTTAGCGATTATCTTCTTAGTTCCGAGAATTTCTAAGAAAGCTCCTGCTCCGCTCATTGGCGTGGTGGTCTCTTCCCTGATTGCCATTCTCTTCCGGATGGATGTTCCCGTCATTGGAGCAATTCCACGCACGCTCCCATGGCCCCATCTTCCTTCTTCTTTCCCGGTTGCCCCGATGATTGAGCTGGTAAGCGCCTCTTTTTTGGTGTATGCGCTCTCCTCCTTGGAAACTCTCCTGTCTTCAGCAGCGTTGACCAAGCTGGTTAAGGATCTGCCTGCTGATTTCGATCAAGAGTTGATTGGGCAGGGGGTCGGCAACATCATGAGTGTTCTATGCGGTGGGATCCCTATCAGTGGGGTGATCGCCCGTTCTGCCACTAATATTCAAGCGGGGGCGAAAACTCGCCGCTCGTCCATTTTTCATTCGGTTGCTCTACTTCTCACAGCGCTGTTTTTGGCCCCTGTGATGGCTAAGATTCCAGTTTCCGCGCTGGCTGCCTTGTTGATCTCGGTGTCCTGTCGGACATTGAATCCAACTCGGTTGGTCCACCTGTGGCGTGTCTCTCGGGCGGATGCGATTATCTACATCACCACTTTTCTGATTATTGTCTTTGTAGGTTTGATCGAAGGGGTTCAATGGGGTCTTTTGGCTGCGCTTACGATGGTTGCGATTCGACTTGGACGCACGCAAGCCCAACTCCAAGGGATCGGTTCAGAGGGGACCTATCGCCTCGAATTGAAGGGATCACTCACGTTTCTATCTTCTCTTCAATTAGGTCAACTGCGGGAGGAAGCTCAAGGCATTGAACCGGGCAAGAAAATTGTCATCGATCTCAGTGAGATCACCGATATGGATGCATCCGGTGCGGAGATGCTGGCCGATCTGATCGATCTTCTTCAGCGCAAGGGATCTAAGGTGGCGATCTTTCGCCTTCATGCCGAAGGAAGAAAGTTCTTAGCTTCGGTGAACGGGGGGGAGCCATTGGTGAAACTGATGGCTTCTACAGAGCAAGAGATCGATCAGATCTTGGAAGATATGATCCCGTGGCAAGCTTCGGAGATGCGTTTAATCCGTGGGGTTCAGCGTTTTCATCACGAACAACATATGCATTACGCGAAATTGTTTGAGAAATTAGCGCGCGGACAGGCCCCTCATACGCTTTTTATTACGTGTTCAGATAGCCGTATTGATCCGAATCTGTTGACGTCGAGCGATCCAGGGGAGCTGTTTCTTGTGCGGAATGTTGGGAATATGATTCCCCCTTGTTGCTCTCGAACCGCTTCTGCTGAAGGGGCAGCTATCGATTTTGCCGTCGGTATTTTGTCTGTCAAAAATATTGTTGTCTGTGGTCATTCCACATGTGGTGCTATTAAATCGCTTTTTAATAACGAAGTTGTCCCTGATGCACTGCACTCTCTGAAAGCTTGGCTAAAAGCCACTGAAGCCCGTGAACTGATCACGCGTCTTCCCGAAGGCCTTGATGTGGATGATGTGGCACGTCTCAATGTGCTCTCCCAGATGGATCATTTGCGCACGTATCCCATTGTGCAAGAGCGGGAGGAAACTGGACAGCTCTGTCTTAACGCGTGGTTTTTCAACATTGCGACGGGGCAAGTAGAAGGGTGGTCCACTTCATTGAAGCAATTCGCCGTTTTGGGGACTTCTAGTGGCCGTTTTCCATCTGCATCCAAAATAGAGACAGACACCTAG
- a CDS encoding diguanylate cyclase encodes MFQQAVKRGGRLFLCLLLTAYGLGPRAFFSIFTHFLTFCALWSFLLLLVLRAKKAHTGNPLPDLELGLLLSIGTNLGLLYWDGTLDGQHAPFVFLLFLWIASRIQPWALGTSVAWHLCVEALIRHFISDQPPDSLGYRAGFLLGVLLLHLFAIHSVTSQTKKETYEKVNQEIARIQEDARSYRLLEVNKQTQAIPSLNSTLTQSSVEEIRQASLYALNLLHHSLHLHTAALLWLNRAGTHLRICQFVSEPGAEIDESPFHAGDGVLGAVTTQRKKLCLQDLKMIYHLPYYRGPCPIRSLLALPLLEHETLQGVLVVDRTRGEPFSPHEENLVMQAARFCIRTVQNERVFVQLEKTKIEQEKLYQAAQALGAALSEEDVLKVGLQATQEITSFDLAAVTIFDEASQIHEVRAVHSNDHSLDPLLHTRFAQNNSLVSMVVQNRYPLPYKGEMDGGQNHVLSPYQRWPKVASLLILPLLLHDRAMGTLILSSYQPRAFGDSIRSILEVLASHLVVSLSNARMIHQLERLATTDGLTGLLNKTAMLNITTQKITSAERSHQKLSLLILDIDFFKKVNDHYGHDTGDIVLQGIGAILSKQKRTTDVAARFGGEEFILLCEQTDEKGAMLLAERIREECAKQLFITSQKPLHVTCSLGISIFPDHGHTWDVLFKRADEALYYSKRSGRNRSTVWHSKLSTPPQERRDHLHF; translated from the coding sequence ATGTTTCAACAAGCGGTAAAACGAGGGGGACGCCTTTTTTTATGCTTGCTCCTGACAGCATACGGCTTGGGGCCTCGAGCATTCTTTTCTATTTTTACACATTTTTTAACGTTCTGCGCACTTTGGTCTTTCCTTTTATTACTGGTTCTTCGAGCGAAAAAGGCCCACACCGGGAACCCGCTCCCTGATCTGGAGCTGGGTCTACTCCTCAGTATCGGCACCAATCTAGGATTGCTGTATTGGGATGGTACCCTCGACGGCCAACATGCCCCTTTTGTTTTTCTGCTATTTCTTTGGATAGCATCTCGGATTCAGCCATGGGCATTGGGAACGAGCGTAGCGTGGCATCTCTGCGTAGAAGCGCTGATCCGGCATTTCATCTCTGATCAACCACCCGACAGTTTAGGATATCGCGCTGGTTTTTTGCTTGGGGTTCTTTTACTCCACCTGTTCGCAATCCATTCTGTCACCTCCCAAACAAAAAAAGAGACCTACGAGAAAGTCAATCAGGAGATCGCTCGAATTCAAGAAGATGCGCGCAGCTATCGGTTGCTGGAGGTTAACAAACAAACGCAAGCAATCCCTTCTCTCAACAGTACGTTGACTCAGTCCAGCGTAGAGGAAATCCGGCAAGCCTCTTTGTACGCACTCAATCTTCTCCATCACTCCCTCCATTTACACACAGCCGCACTTCTATGGCTTAACCGTGCAGGTACACATCTACGCATCTGCCAATTTGTCTCCGAACCCGGAGCAGAGATCGACGAGTCCCCCTTCCATGCCGGAGATGGCGTGTTAGGTGCTGTTACCACTCAACGCAAAAAACTATGCCTTCAAGATTTAAAAATGATTTACCACCTTCCTTATTATCGAGGCCCCTGTCCGATACGATCACTCCTCGCTCTCCCCCTTCTCGAACATGAGACGCTGCAGGGGGTGCTCGTCGTGGACAGAACGAGAGGAGAGCCATTCAGTCCACATGAAGAAAACCTAGTCATGCAAGCTGCGCGCTTCTGTATTCGGACCGTCCAGAATGAACGCGTGTTCGTACAACTAGAAAAAACAAAAATCGAACAGGAAAAACTGTATCAAGCCGCACAAGCGCTCGGAGCCGCGCTGAGTGAAGAGGATGTTCTCAAAGTAGGACTCCAGGCGACCCAAGAGATCACATCTTTCGATCTAGCTGCTGTGACCATCTTTGACGAAGCGAGCCAAATCCATGAGGTCCGCGCTGTCCACTCAAACGATCACTCCCTCGATCCTCTACTCCATACTCGATTCGCTCAAAACAACAGCCTTGTTTCGATGGTCGTTCAAAATCGGTATCCCCTCCCGTACAAAGGAGAGATGGATGGAGGACAAAATCATGTGCTGTCTCCATATCAGCGATGGCCTAAGGTTGCTTCTCTCTTGATCCTCCCCCTGCTTTTGCACGACCGGGCGATGGGGACACTCATCCTCAGCTCTTATCAACCTCGCGCATTCGGCGACTCAATCCGCTCGATTCTCGAGGTCCTGGCTAGCCATCTTGTGGTCTCCTTATCAAACGCACGCATGATCCATCAATTGGAGCGACTCGCCACAACAGACGGATTAACAGGGCTACTCAATAAAACAGCGATGTTGAATATTACCACGCAGAAAATCACCAGCGCAGAGCGCTCGCATCAGAAACTATCTCTCTTGATTTTAGACATCGACTTTTTCAAAAAGGTCAATGATCACTACGGGCATGATACCGGAGATATCGTCCTTCAAGGGATCGGTGCGATTCTCTCCAAGCAGAAACGAACTACCGATGTTGCAGCCAGATTCGGAGGGGAGGAATTCATCCTCCTCTGTGAGCAGACCGATGAGAAAGGGGCAATGCTGCTCGCTGAGCGAATCCGAGAAGAATGCGCTAAACAATTGTTCATCACTTCACAAAAACCTCTTCATGTGACTTGCTCGTTAGGGATCTCGATTTTTCCTGATCACGGGCACACGTGGGATGTTCTGTTCAAGAGAGCCGATGAGGCATTGTATTACTCGAAGCGATCAGGCCGCAATCGCTCCACGGTATGGCATTCCAAACTCTCCACCCCCCCTCAAGAGAGGAGAGACCACCTCCATTTCTAG